TCATAGGGATCACCGCACACCCGAGACGTTCAGCGCCATAATGCGCCCCCAAGCCTCCGGTAAACAACCCATATCCGTATGCAATATGCACCTTATCTTTCGGTCTTCCCCCTGCGGCGTATATTGAACGAGCGACAACATCTGCCCAAATATCAATATCTTCTTGAGTATAGCCAACAACTGTAGGCTTGCCAGTCGTTCCACTGGAGGCATGAATACGAACCACTTTTTCCATCGGAACACAAAACATGCCAAAGGGATAATTATCCCGAAGGTCAGCTTTGGTGGTCATAGGGAATTTACTCAAGTCTTCCAGAGTTTTCAGATCATCAGGATGAACGCCATGTTGATCGAACTTGGCCTTATAGACTGGAGAATTCTCATATACATGATTCAATGTTTTCTTCAATCGTTCCAATTGCAAAGAACGTAACTCATCAATGCTGGCAGATTCGATGGCGTGCAGCCCCGATTCATTTCCCGTCATTTCTTCTATACTCCAAATAAGGCAAATGTAAAAAACTCGGTAAACGTTCGTCACAAATACGAAGATTTACGGTGTTCGCTAATTAATATAATACATAAATTTGATATACATCAATAATTATGTATCATATTAGTTAACTTTTATTTTACAAGTTTAGACTATTTTAAAGACTTTGGAGCAACATTAATGAAAGCACAGAGCTATGTTTACGGCGCTTGGGTAGAAGGAATCTCTGAAGGTGCAGAGGTTAGAAATGCCGTTACTGGCACTACGGTGTGCCATGTTAGTAGTGATGGGATCAACTTCAGGGAAGTGGTTGAATATGCGAGAAATGTTGGTGGCAAAGCATTAAGAAAGCTGACCATTCATGAACGCGCAAACCTGTTAAAGCAACTGGGTTTACTGCTTCTTTCCAAGAAAGAAGAATTCTACAAGATCTCAGCCTGGACAGGGGCTACACGCAGTGATAGCTGGGTAGATATTGAAGGCGGAATAGGCACCATGTTGAGCTATTCCAGCATGGCAAGAAGAGAGTTGGCGAACGAAACGTTTATTGTTGAAGGTGCTGCTGAGCGAATTTCTGCCAACGGAACTTTTATTGGTCGTCATATACTTACGTCCAAAAAAGGCGTGTCTCTTCACATCAATGCATTCAACTTTCCAATCTGGGGAATGCTAGAAAAAATTGCCCCAAGTTTAATTGCAGGTGTACCTGTCATTGTAAAACCAGCGACTGTCTCTTCTTACCTGACAGAAGCGATGGTAAAAGAAATTATCGACTCCGGAATTTTGCCGGAAGGCTCGATACAGCTTATCTGTGGCGGTATTGGTGATATGTTCGAACATCTGAATGAACAAGATTCCATCACGTTTACCGGTTCAGCAGACACGGGCAAGATGCTTAAACAACATCCCAACATTTTGACCAATAACATTCCATTTAATTTGGAAGCTGATTCACTTAACTCAAGCGTACTAGGAAAAACCGTATCAGAAGAAGATCCGGAATTTGACCTGTTTATAAAAGAAGTTACCAGAGAAATGACAGTCAAGGCTGGTCAGAAATGTACTGCCATTCGTCGCGCTTTAGTGCCAGCAGATAAAATTGATGCCGTTGCCGCAGCCTTAAAGGCTCGCCTAAGCAAAATCGCTATGGGTGATCCCAACGCAGAAGGCGTGCGCATGGGCTCATTGGTAGGCTTGTCGCAGCGTGAAGATGTAAAGCGTAAAGTCAGCGAATTGGCAACACAATGTGAAGTCATTCTGGGTGGGAACAACGCCAGCTTTGATGTAACAGGCGCTAATGCCAACGAAGGGGCTTTCTACCCGCCAACACTGTTGCTATGTAAAGATCCGTTAAATAGCGACGCACCACACAATATCGAAGCCTTCGGCCCGGTATGTACGCTAATGCCTTATGATGATTTAGAACAGGCTGTTGAAATTATCGCTAAAGGTAAAGGAAGTCTGGTGGCGTCATTGGTCAGCTACGATGACAACGAAGCTGCGCAATTGATACTTGGCGCAGCGGCCTATCATGGTCGTATGCTGGTCTTGAATAGAGACTGTGCCAAAGAATCAACCGGACACGGTTCACCATTGGCTCCACTGGTTCATGGTGGCCCTGGCCGCGCAGGTGGTGGTGAAGAACTAGGTGGTGTGCGCGCCATTAAACACTACATGCAACGCACAGCTATTCAGGGGTCACCCACAACCTTGATGGCCATAACCAAAGAATATTCGGCAGGTGCTAAAACCATCAGCACCGACGTCCATCCATTCAAAAAGTATTTTGAAGACTTACAGATTGGCGAAAGCTTAACGACGCACAGACGCACCGTTACCGAAGCAGACATAGTTAACTTTGGTTGTGTTTCAGGTGATCATTTCTACGCGCATTTCGACGAAATGGCTGCGGCAGATTCGCTATTTGGTAAACGTGTTGCCCATGGTTACTTTGTTATCTCAGCTGCTGCCGGCATGTTTGTAGAACCTTCTCCAGGCCCGGTTTTAGCTAACTATGGTTTGGAAAATCTGCGTTTTGTAGAGCCTGTTGGTATAGGTGATACCATTCAGGTAAAAATCACAGTGAAACAGAAAATCAAAAAGGACAAACGTCCAGACGAAACCAAAGCTACTGGTGTTGTTGTTTGGGATGTAGAGGTATACAACCAGGAAGGTACTGTTGTGGCTATTTACGACATTATGACGCTGGTACAAAGACGCGAAGACTAAACATTGAAAGTAGTCACTCGAACCTGCAAACAGGTTCGAGTGTTCTATCTTTTACACCTGTCTACGCATCTTTGACATTGTGCTCACTGTCTGTGAATCTGGGGCGATCATGCTGAACTTCAGTCAATGGTTCAACTTCACGAAACGAGTCCAAACAACGTTTGGTCAATCTTTGATATTCCAGGGTT
Above is a window of Paraneptunicella aestuarii DNA encoding:
- the paaZ gene encoding phenylacetic acid degradation bifunctional protein PaaZ, yielding MKAQSYVYGAWVEGISEGAEVRNAVTGTTVCHVSSDGINFREVVEYARNVGGKALRKLTIHERANLLKQLGLLLLSKKEEFYKISAWTGATRSDSWVDIEGGIGTMLSYSSMARRELANETFIVEGAAERISANGTFIGRHILTSKKGVSLHINAFNFPIWGMLEKIAPSLIAGVPVIVKPATVSSYLTEAMVKEIIDSGILPEGSIQLICGGIGDMFEHLNEQDSITFTGSADTGKMLKQHPNILTNNIPFNLEADSLNSSVLGKTVSEEDPEFDLFIKEVTREMTVKAGQKCTAIRRALVPADKIDAVAAALKARLSKIAMGDPNAEGVRMGSLVGLSQREDVKRKVSELATQCEVILGGNNASFDVTGANANEGAFYPPTLLLCKDPLNSDAPHNIEAFGPVCTLMPYDDLEQAVEIIAKGKGSLVASLVSYDDNEAAQLILGAAAYHGRMLVLNRDCAKESTGHGSPLAPLVHGGPGRAGGGEELGGVRAIKHYMQRTAIQGSPTTLMAITKEYSAGAKTISTDVHPFKKYFEDLQIGESLTTHRRTVTEADIVNFGCVSGDHFYAHFDEMAAADSLFGKRVAHGYFVISAAAGMFVEPSPGPVLANYGLENLRFVEPVGIGDTIQVKITVKQKIKKDKRPDETKATGVVVWDVEVYNQEGTVVAIYDIMTLVQRRED